The Lampris incognitus isolate fLamInc1 chromosome 4, fLamInc1.hap2, whole genome shotgun sequence genome segment GGAGTCCTCCGGCCTCTAATTAAGCTAGCTATAATTTTAGACAGTTCTGGAAATTTTAGACCTTTGGACAACAAAATCAGAAAGTGTTCGGAAAGTAAACCTGGTATTTGATTGAATATCACtgcagtattgtgtgtgtgtgtgtgtgtagggggggggtatAATAGTTGTTATGAACATAACCTTCGCCTAAAACAAACTGTAGCATGTAAAGTCATTCCTACCTTCACTTTTCAGCCCACAGATCAGCATCGACCCGTTCCAGGCGTATGGTTGGGGGGACCTTGGCACCTCATGTGCCCTGGCAGGCCATGGTCTATCTGGGGGACAGTTTGTTGGATGGTGGCTTTGCCGGAGGTGCCCTCATCTGTGACCGTTGGATTTTGACGGCCGGCAGGAACCTGTTTGTCAATAAGAGCCGTCAGGCCATTCAGGGAAAAGCTCCAACCATTCCCAAGGTGTACCTGGACATCTCAAGCAAGGAACAAGCAACTGCCGCCAAAGAGCACGCAGTACAGAAGGTAACTGAGTAATGGGGAACAAAGAAAATCAaacgcacaccctccagccagtCAGAGACCAGTATTTTGTGTTACCATGCTATAAATATAAGgtatagacagatatagatatataggtatttataggtatatatatatatatatatatatatatatatatatatatatatataaaaagagagagagagagaacacaaggGCCATCTGAAATGAGAATTCAAAATCCAAACGTTCATCTCGTAAGTGTTTCCCATCATCTGTGCCCTCCAGGTGGTTCTGCACCCACATTTCCAGGCCCAGTCCGACTGGGACAACGACCTGGCTCTGATCCAGTTAAAAGATCCCGTGGTCCTAAGCAAGACATTGATTCCCATCCCCCTGCCATGCAGCAGCCGTTCCCATTTGACCGAGGTGGGAAGGTCAGGGGCCATCGCAGGCTGGGGCCTGGGGGCCTTGCTGACACCGGCATCGTCAATCAAACACCTCGTGCTTCCGTTTGCAAATCAGTCCGAATGCAAGGAGGAGTACGAGCATCAGAAGCACACTCCAGCGGTGGACGACCACATGTTCTGCACGGGGCCCACCGTCTACGAAGAGAACGTCTGCTTCGGCGATGCCGGGGGGGCTCTGGCCGTCAGAGACCCTATAGATGGCGACGTGTATGCTGTGGGGATCCTGTCTTACGACAAATGCTGCAGAACGTCGAAGTATGCAGTGTACATGAAGCTCACTGCTTACCTGCCGTGGATCCACCATGTCATCAGGGGGGACACAACGGAATCGGCTAAATTGCGTTCCACAGTGATGGCTGAGATGTACTCAAGGCAGCCTCAAACCCTCCCTGCCGTCTGAGTGATCTCATTTTGTAACTTTAATGTGTGCTGTCAGTGCTTAAAACGACACGAAAGGAGATGTTGTGGTTTATCGAAGTAATtttgaaaaatgaaaataaattactATTTGGAATAAAGTATTTGTCGTATCGGTGACTTTGAGGAGTTGTCATCTCTTTGGCCAGAAAATATTTAACAATTCATCACAAAGCTGCGGTGCCCACattcttatttatttatgtagACTGAGATCCCCGTCAGGCAACTGTCATAACAGCAGCTATTCTCTCTGGGATCCACTTAAGAAAACGAACATTACAGAGAATATGATCAAGAAAACATACAAAAAGTACCAAAGACATAACTATATAAGTTAAATTACTCAATGACACAACCAAAATTACACAGCACACAGTACAACATACTCGACACGCTCCTTTTATTTTTCGTCTTCCTCATAGCACCcgacactgggccggatccgcccacagtctggcagatccgcataggaatcacatcgGCCCATAGACCGCCCCCCGCCTCTGCGCCAATTCCGGCAGATCAATCACATCTGCTCCTAGACCGCCCCCCGCCtctggccagggtgtggcctcctattggcccgttgtgcaaaaagacactgggTTGGATCCGTTTTGCAGTTCCGCGCCTGTTGCTGTGATACATCCGGCCCAGATCTGgtccagtttcattttgctgtctgggtgaTTATTTGCATCAGTGTACTGTTGCAGTTATCGTCATCATCACTACACTAATAATGACAACGTAAAGTACAAATAATTGATGTTATATAACTAGCAGCCCTACGTGTACTCTATTGCTTCAGCAAAATCTTTTTCTTGTCCACGTACCGATGAAGGTGTCTCGTTGTGTCTGAAACTTAATTTCTTGTGTTGAAAAAAATGTATTTCCAAAACTTAGCCATCCAGTTTGAAGGCATTTGGTTCACTGGGAGAACCAGGAGAACATCAGAGGGTTACCACGTTCGAGACAACATTTTACCATGCGCTCTCCATGTGACAGAGCCAAGAAATGTGGACGGATCTAGAGTGAACGgagaatgtcttttttttttaaagtttaaagggtttggAGAAGATTTCTCCCCAGATCAGTAGTTCTCTGGTCTGGGCAGGTAAACCCCAATGATAATGTGCTACAAATGATGAGGTCCCCCTAACACAGGAGAACAAAGGCTGGTCTACAGGAAGTCATGAAGCTCTGACCAGCAAATATGTATGTGGGTCAGCCAGAACTAGTCCGGGCGGGGCAGTGAAGCTCGTAACCAGCCATGGTGTAGAAGTTCTTTAATCTGTTGAGCTCTGAGCTGTAGGCTTTTACTGGCAATGACAATTTTAGGTGGGCCAAATCCAGCCAGGTGGAGCGGCGGCCCATGCCTCAACTCATCACCATCAGCCCTGTTTGCGGGAAAACGGATTACTGCCGTCGTGCAGCGGAAACCAAAGGCTGAAGGAAAAGAAAAGCCAAATCGTTGAACTGAAAGCGGACCACTATGATCATTTCAGTCACGAGTATGAAAAACATTCAGATGGTTTTTAATGGTTGAGATTACATATTCTGTTGCTTTTTAACAATATGCATAAATATGAATTATTGTTTAATGATTCTTCCTGTATGTGTGATCAAACTGAATTATTGTCATctcttttgggttcgctcagtttgaaGTAATTCAGAGCTAACAATAACTAATTAGCACATGGCTTTGGGAAAAATGCATTTGTAGACCCTTTAAGATGAAAACTAATAGAAGTTAAAAAAATGAATAGTGCAATTAACAGTAATTAATATTAACAGTGACATAAAACAGCAATGCCGAGAGCCATTAACATTTCCAGTGAAAATGCTAGATAACTACAACCTGTTTTAAATATGAGCTGTAACCGAAGTAGGATTggttcaaattacaaatttaaaTTTATTGAGCCCCGAGAATGTTTATGTGTACCAGGAATTTGTCTGAGCAGAATGCTTACCATAAAGACAAACGGCAaaaattgtaaagaagaaaaacaaaaactaacaaaATCTTACTATTCTATTACTTATTACTTACTAATTATATAAGGTgatatctaaatatatatataaccttTTATACTTTTACCACCAGCAcagcaccagagggtcaaagcatcagctactggttgatagagcagtcacccaagactcttaagaccagacagacccacATGAGCACAGCCGTGACTGACTACAAGAAAGACTAACATTTAAAACCCCACatatggttactggagtgcttggcactatacaaagccaacaagaCACAATTAGtcctcatcaagaactcaatgcggcagtggaaaacaacactagaggccaactcaaagacagtcacacaggtaaccatcaaacgTGGCATatgccaaggtgatgcactatccccactgctgttctgcataggcctgaaccccctcagtcagatcatcacaaagagtggatatggatacaggttcaggcATGGAGTTACCATCAATTAGTGCTGGGcaatatattgatattatattgatattgtgatatgagactaggtaTTGTCTtggattttggatatcgtaatatgatcaaagaaggctgaatcagttcatctggatacagcgtttattgacagatacgtttcatcactcaactaatgccccttttccactacatggtaccggctcaactcgactttttcgttttccattactggaaagtaccggcattttggtaactgttcccacttttctggtaccacctttgtcaaggttccaaaaaaaactgtagtgggtaccaaaat includes the following:
- the hp gene encoding haptoglobin, with amino-acid sequence MWFSLSVILLTAWTCLADPADTMTHSMSAHRSASTRSRRMVGGTLAPHVPWQAMVYLGDSLLDGGFAGGALICDRWILTAGRNLFVNKSRQAIQGKAPTIPKVYLDISSKEQATAAKEHAVQKVVLHPHFQAQSDWDNDLALIQLKDPVVLSKTLIPIPLPCSSRSHLTEVGRSGAIAGWGLGALLTPASSIKHLVLPFANQSECKEEYEHQKHTPAVDDHMFCTGPTVYEENVCFGDAGGALAVRDPIDGDVYAVGILSYDKCCRTSKYAVYMKLTAYLPWIHHVIRGDTTESAKLRSTVMAEMYSRQPQTLPAV